Proteins co-encoded in one Opitutus terrae PB90-1 genomic window:
- a CDS encoding nucleotidyltransferase family protein, producing the protein MQNTPPPAPAPWAALIPEEQWRVLTAGAEALDEAGARFLLAGALALATYTGHWRNTKDMDVIVHATDRERAIAALQRAGFEDYYPQQAYDRSWIFRGIKEGVLFDVIWALPNHRVGIDEAWFERAGVVTLHGREYRVAPAEELVRVKLYVMQRERCDWVDVLNVLAASVEHLSWPWLVERMGRDLPLLHAALAIFNWMCPGRAHALPPWLRKQFALARVEADDLAATEERRVRLFDSRPWFAPHQPLNEPLER; encoded by the coding sequence GTGCAAAACACTCCGCCCCCAGCGCCTGCTCCGTGGGCTGCGCTGATTCCGGAGGAGCAGTGGAGGGTGCTCACGGCCGGCGCCGAGGCGCTGGACGAGGCCGGCGCGCGTTTCCTGCTGGCCGGCGCGCTCGCGCTGGCGACCTACACCGGGCACTGGCGCAACACGAAGGACATGGACGTGATCGTGCACGCCACGGATCGCGAACGCGCGATCGCCGCACTTCAGCGCGCGGGCTTCGAGGACTATTATCCGCAGCAGGCCTATGATCGCAGCTGGATTTTCCGCGGGATCAAGGAGGGAGTTTTGTTCGATGTGATCTGGGCGCTGCCCAATCACCGCGTTGGCATCGACGAGGCGTGGTTCGAACGCGCCGGGGTGGTGACGCTGCATGGCCGCGAATACCGCGTCGCCCCGGCCGAGGAACTCGTGCGCGTGAAACTCTATGTCATGCAGCGCGAACGCTGCGACTGGGTGGACGTGCTCAATGTGCTCGCGGCATCGGTGGAGCACCTTTCGTGGCCCTGGCTGGTGGAGCGGATGGGCCGCGATCTGCCGCTGCTCCATGCGGCGCTGGCGATTTTCAACTGGATGTGCCCGGGCCGGGCTCACGCGTTGCCGCCGTGGCTGCGGAAGCAGTTCGCGCTGGCACGCGTCGAAGCGGACGATCTCGCCGCGACCGAGGAGCGGCGCGTGCGGCTCTTCGACAGCCGGCCGTGGTTTGCTCCGCATCAGCCGCTCAACGAGCCGCTGGAACGCTGA
- a CDS encoding sugar phosphate isomerase/epimerase family protein, with the protein MNHPGEPLARELAWMAELKLDFIDLTLEPPAAATWSLQPAEVSRMLRDHGLGVVGHTAFYLPIASSFESLRRAALDELKRAAEFFAKIGAKWMNVHPDGHAPFIDEPTIVLRNVSTLRELVEFAAPLGVGIMLENVPGRFNTVPQLTPILDAIPQLGLHLDIGHCNLGLERSSAPEMIAHFRRRIAHVHVHDNRGGHADLHLAIGMGQIDLAQHLRELRRSGYDQTITLEVFAPDRHFLGYSRDRLREMWNAAATAA; encoded by the coding sequence ATGAACCATCCCGGCGAACCGCTGGCGCGCGAACTCGCGTGGATGGCGGAGCTGAAACTCGACTTCATCGATTTGACCTTGGAGCCGCCGGCCGCCGCCACCTGGTCGCTCCAACCCGCCGAAGTGAGCCGGATGCTGCGTGATCACGGACTTGGCGTGGTGGGTCACACCGCGTTCTATCTGCCGATCGCCTCCTCGTTCGAGAGTCTGCGGCGTGCGGCGCTCGACGAACTCAAGCGTGCCGCGGAATTTTTCGCGAAGATCGGCGCCAAGTGGATGAACGTGCATCCGGACGGACACGCGCCGTTCATCGACGAGCCGACAATCGTGTTGCGGAACGTCTCCACGCTGCGCGAACTCGTCGAATTTGCGGCGCCGCTCGGCGTCGGAATCATGCTGGAAAACGTGCCAGGTCGGTTCAACACCGTGCCGCAGCTGACGCCGATCCTCGATGCCATCCCGCAACTCGGGCTGCATCTGGATATCGGCCACTGCAATCTCGGGCTCGAGCGGAGCAGCGCGCCGGAGATGATCGCGCATTTCCGCCGCCGCATCGCGCACGTGCACGTGCACGACAACCGCGGCGGCCACGCCGATCTTCATCTGGCGATCGGGATGGGCCAGATCGATCTGGCCCAACACCTGCGCGAGTTGCGGCGCAGTGGCTACGACCAGACGATCACGCTCGAGGTGTTCGCGCCCGACCGGCATTTCCTCGGCTACAGCCGCGACCGTCTACGGGAAATGTGGAATGCGGCCGCGACCGCCGCTTAG
- a CDS encoding RNA polymerase sigma factor: protein MLADAELLRRYVDANSEAAFHELVRRHANLVYAAALRQTCGDTHLAEEVGQRVFTALARKAAALTRHPTLVGWLHRTTRFAAIDAVRARQRRQAHEREAETMNECPDGERVEWERLQPLLDEALDDLNETDRTAVLLRFFEGRSFGELGASLGLTENAARMRVERSLEKLRRILAQRGCTSTASALGLLVSSHAAPAAPEAWVVTLAPQALASAASGAGVAAGASLLAMNKLTIAAITGIAAAGLTTAGLTWKNRWTQRENAVLRADNEALRQLKSTHEATATGDGPSLGAVADREKLAALSARVQENSAAKNAATAAAKSQKPALQNRGMGAPMEAIETFAWACYTGDVAAIARQIHFDGDGRARAEAKLAEMPEFLRRQYKTPEELYAFFTAADALVYPPPSDPALLEKIETVFLKSDRIEMRVRGSSRGRQQYQWTTDGWKMAYPEQAVDDLPNQVLRENPMPEPTGSS from the coding sequence ATGCTGGCCGACGCCGAACTCCTCCGTCGCTACGTTGACGCAAACTCCGAAGCTGCGTTCCACGAACTGGTGCGGCGTCACGCCAATCTCGTCTACGCCGCCGCGTTGAGGCAGACCTGCGGCGACACGCACCTGGCCGAGGAGGTCGGCCAGCGCGTGTTCACGGCGCTGGCGCGCAAAGCTGCCGCCCTCACGCGTCATCCCACGCTGGTGGGCTGGCTGCACCGGACCACCCGATTCGCTGCCATCGACGCCGTCCGCGCCCGGCAGCGGCGGCAAGCCCACGAACGCGAGGCCGAAACCATGAACGAGTGTCCGGATGGAGAACGCGTCGAGTGGGAGAGGCTGCAGCCGTTGCTCGACGAGGCGCTGGATGACCTCAACGAGACCGATCGCACCGCGGTGCTGCTGCGCTTCTTTGAAGGACGGTCCTTCGGCGAGCTCGGCGCGAGTCTCGGGCTCACCGAGAACGCGGCCCGGATGCGCGTCGAGCGGTCGCTGGAAAAGCTGCGCCGCATCCTCGCGCAGCGCGGCTGCACGTCGACCGCGAGCGCGCTCGGGTTGCTGGTGTCGAGTCACGCGGCACCGGCGGCGCCAGAGGCATGGGTTGTGACCCTAGCTCCCCAAGCGCTCGCCTCCGCGGCGAGCGGGGCCGGGGTGGCTGCGGGCGCATCCCTTTTGGCCATGAACAAACTAACGATTGCAGCAATCACCGGAATCGCCGCCGCGGGCCTGACCACCGCGGGGCTCACGTGGAAGAACCGCTGGACGCAGCGCGAGAATGCGGTACTGCGCGCGGACAACGAAGCCCTGCGCCAACTCAAATCCACCCATGAGGCGACGGCGACGGGCGACGGGCCGAGCCTGGGGGCCGTCGCGGACCGCGAGAAGCTCGCGGCGCTTTCGGCCCGCGTGCAGGAAAACAGTGCGGCGAAAAACGCGGCCACCGCTGCGGCGAAGAGCCAGAAGCCGGCGTTGCAGAACCGCGGAATGGGCGCGCCGATGGAGGCGATCGAGACCTTCGCGTGGGCCTGCTATACGGGCGACGTCGCGGCGATCGCGAGGCAGATCCATTTCGATGGCGACGGCCGTGCGCGAGCGGAGGCCAAGCTCGCCGAGATGCCCGAGTTTCTTCGGCGCCAGTACAAGACTCCCGAGGAGCTGTATGCCTTCTTTACCGCGGCCGACGCGTTGGTCTACCCGCCGCCGTCGGATCCGGCGCTGCTTGAGAAGATCGAGACCGTGTTCCTGAAATCCGACCGGATCGAAATGCGCGTGCGCGGATCCAGCCGGGGCCGGCAGCAATATCAATGGACGACGGACGGCTGGAAAATGGCCTATCCGGAGCAGGCGGTCGACGATCTGCCGAACCAGGTCCTGCGCGAGAATCCGATGCCGGAGCCGACAGGGTCGTCGTGA
- the trxB gene encoding thioredoxin-disulfide reductase, with protein sequence MSSSVENVVIVGTGCAGLTAAIYTARANLNPLVLEGTLPGGQLTTTSEVENFPGFPEGIDGFQLMQNLREQATRFGTRFEQALVTAVDFTSQPRKLICGDRTVLAKTVIIATGASPRMTGVPGEKELYGGKGVTTCATCDGAFYRNMDVAVIGGGDSAAEEALFLTRFASKVYLVHRRDTLRASKIMAARATSHEKIVPVWNSIPLAVEGVEQGGVSGLRVENVKTGETRVLPVKGVFIAIGHVPNSGPFAEALDVDEGGYFKPSVGSQVKTKVPGVYVAGDCADHVYRQAITAAGMGCQAAIEAERWLAEHGT encoded by the coding sequence ATGTCCTCCTCCGTCGAAAACGTCGTCATCGTGGGCACCGGCTGCGCCGGACTGACTGCCGCCATCTATACGGCGCGCGCCAACCTGAACCCGCTCGTGCTTGAAGGCACGCTGCCGGGCGGCCAGCTCACGACCACGAGCGAAGTGGAGAACTTCCCCGGATTCCCGGAGGGCATCGACGGCTTTCAGCTCATGCAGAACCTGCGCGAGCAGGCGACGCGGTTCGGCACGCGGTTCGAACAGGCGCTCGTCACCGCGGTGGATTTTACCTCGCAGCCGCGCAAGCTGATCTGCGGCGACCGGACGGTTCTCGCAAAGACGGTGATCATCGCGACCGGCGCGTCGCCGCGGATGACGGGCGTGCCCGGTGAAAAGGAGCTCTACGGCGGCAAAGGTGTGACAACCTGCGCGACGTGCGATGGCGCGTTCTACCGCAACATGGACGTGGCCGTGATCGGCGGCGGCGACAGCGCAGCGGAAGAAGCGCTGTTTCTCACGCGCTTCGCGAGCAAGGTTTATCTCGTGCACCGCCGCGATACGCTGCGCGCCTCCAAGATCATGGCGGCCCGCGCCACGTCGCACGAAAAGATCGTGCCCGTCTGGAATTCCATTCCCCTCGCCGTCGAAGGCGTGGAGCAAGGCGGCGTTAGCGGACTGCGCGTGGAAAACGTGAAGACCGGCGAGACGCGCGTGCTGCCGGTGAAAGGCGTATTTATCGCGATCGGTCACGTGCCGAACTCCGGGCCGTTCGCCGAGGCGCTGGACGTCGATGAGGGCGGCTATTTTAAACCGAGCGTTGGGTCGCAGGTGAAAACGAAGGTGCCGGGCGTGTACGTGGCCGGCGATTGCGCCGATCACGTTTACCGGCAGGCGATCACCGCGGCCGGGATGGGCTGCCAAGCCGCGATCGAAGCCGAGCGCTGGCTGGCCGAGCACGGAACGTAA